GCGCTCAAGGTCGGACAGATCGTCGCTTCCAGTCCGGACACCAAACAAGTGAACTTCGATTGGATGGAACCCAATCGCCAAGTGCGGATTCGGGTGGACCAGAACGAGGCCCGCCTTCTCGGCCTCAGCTCGCAAGCGATTGCGACAGTCTTGAATACGGTCATATCCGGCACACCCATTACCCAAGTTCGCGACAATATCTATCTGGTCAACGTGGTGGCGCGAGCGACCAACGAGCAGAGGGTCTCTCTGGACGGCTTACGTAACCTGCAGGTGGCGCTGCCGGGTGGACAGACTGTTCCTCTCAGTCAGTTCGCCTCCTTTGAGTATGACCAGGAGTTTCCACTCGTCTGGCGGCGCGACCGCATTCCAACCCTGACGGTTCAGGCTGCCATCGCCGGTGACAAGCTGCCGGAGAGCGTGGTCACGTCGCTCTCGACGGCGATCGAGAATCTAAGAAAAACCCTTCCTTCGGGGTATAGCGTCGTCGTGGGCGGCACCGTGGAGGAAAGTCAGAAGTCGCAGGCATCCGTGCTGGCGGTGGTGCCGGTGATGCTGTTCGTCATGTTCACCGTCCTCATGGTGCAACTCCAGAGCTTTCCGAGGCTGTTCATGGTGCTAAGCGTAGCTCCGCTCGGCCTTATCGGCGTCGTTGCAGCGTTGATGCTGTCCGGCAGGCCCTTGGGCTTTGTCGCCATTCTCGGTGTACTGGCGCTGCTCGGCATGATCAGCAAGAATGCTGTCATTCTGATCGGTCAGATCGACGCCGAACGCGCCTTGGGCAAGACGCCTTGGGACGCGGCGGTGGATGCCAGCAGCTCCCGTTTTCGGCCGATCATGTTGACGGCGGTGTCGACCGTTCTCGGCATGATCCCCATCGCACCAACGGTGTTCTGGGGACCGATGGCATTCGCGATCATGGGCGGACTTCTGATCGCCACCGTCCTGACGCTGGTCTTCCTGCCAACATTGTATGTGACCTGGTTTGCGCGGGACGAAAAAGAGCAACCGCCCGCGGGAGCGCGTCCGGCCTGACTGCCGTCAAAATCGCAGCAGCCAGGGCACCAGCGCCAAGGCTGCGAACATCACGACGACGGCAAAAGGGACACCGATCTTCAAGAAATCGCCGAAACCGTAATTGCCCGGTCCGACCACCAAGGTGTTCACCGGCGAAGACACCGGCGTCATGAAGGCGGCCGAGGCCGCGATGGCGATAGTCATCGCGAAAGGATAGGGGGAAGCGCCGATATCCTTCGCCACTGCGAGTGCGACGGGTGCCATGAGCACCGCGGTCGCCGTATTCGAGATGAACAGACCAAGGGCGGCCGTGATCACGAAAAGCAGCCCCAACAGGACCCGCGGTGCTGCCTCGCCCGCAGAATGCGTCACGGCGTAGGCTGCGAGATCGACGCCGCCGGTTCGTTGCAGCGCCAGCGAAAAGGGCAGCATGCCGACAATGAGAACCAGGCTCTTCCAATTGATCGAGGCGTAGGCGCTGTTAAAATCAACGCAGCGGAGCAACCCCATCAGCAAGCAGCCGATCAGAACCGCATGCACGTTCGGCACCACACCGCTGACCATCATGCCGACCGTCAATGCCAGGACCGCAAGTGCCTGAGGTGCGAGGTTCGCAGCCGGCAGAACCTCTTTGTGCTCGGTCGGCAGGTTCAGGACGACAAGATCCGAGAATTCGGATCGCAGCTTGTTGATGTCAGACCAGAAGCCGGTCAGCAGAAGGGTGTCACCGACCTTCAACGTCTCATCGAGCAGCCCTTGGCTGACGACCTTGCGACCGTGCCGCAACCCCAGCACCGTCAATCCCATTTCGCTGCGCACCCGCGCCTGCAAGACGCTTGAGCCGATCAGCTTGGACTCCGCCGGGACGATGACCTCGACCATGCCGATTTCCTGCGAACGGTCGGTGAAGTAGCCGCAGTCGCCCAAGGGAAGCTTCTCGAGCATATAGTCGCGCAGCATCCGGTCGGTCTCGGTAGGAAGTGCGATGACGTCGAGCAGCAGGATCTGCCCGGCAGCGAGCTCGGTCCTTGCGTTCGGGCGGATCGCCTCGGACCCGAAGTGGCCGTGACGCTCGATGG
This portion of the Bradyrhizobium diazoefficiens genome encodes:
- a CDS encoding SLC13 family permease, whose protein sequence is MNTNLALVLLLLAAAIVMFMANRPRMDAVALLMIVIMPFTGVITINEALAGFSDPSIVLIAGLFVIGEGLVRTGVARRLGDWLNATAGSSETRMLVLLMLAVSGLGAFMSSTAVVAIFIPVVLRICQNTGAAPSQLMMPLSFAALISGMLTLVATAPNLVVNAELIRQGEVGFGFFSFTPFGLAFLALGIAYMLFARRFLPVSAKRVDGECRQPNLLDWVTQYDLTDRALRVRVLPDSPLVGKRLEGLPLRDSGVNLLAIERHGHFGSEAIRPNARTELAAGQILLLDVIALPTETDRMLRDYMLEKLPLGDCGYFTDRSQEIGMVEVIVPAESKLIGSSVLQARVRSEMGLTVLGLRHGRKVVSQGLLDETLKVGDTLLLTGFWSDINKLRSEFSDLVVLNLPTEHKEVLPAANLAPQALAVLALTVGMMVSGVVPNVHAVLIGCLLMGLLRCVDFNSAYASINWKSLVLIVGMLPFSLALQRTGGVDLAAYAVTHSAGEAAPRVLLGLLFVITAALGLFISNTATAVLMAPVALAVAKDIGASPYPFAMTIAIAASAAFMTPVSSPVNTLVVGPGNYGFGDFLKIGVPFAVVVMFAALALVPWLLRF